The following proteins are co-located in the Hevea brasiliensis isolate MT/VB/25A 57/8 chromosome 11, ASM3005281v1, whole genome shotgun sequence genome:
- the LOC110652857 gene encoding serine/threonine protein phosphatase 2A 55 kDa regulatory subunit B beta isoform isoform X5 — translation MNDAGSAEAAAVASVGAPQPLEWKFAQVFGERAAGEEVQEVDIISAIEFDRTGNHLATGDRGGRVVLFERTDTRVVCQNDGNRRDLERMDFSINGHPEFRYKTEFQSHEPEFDYLRSLEIEEKINKIRWCQSANGALFLLSTNDKTIKFWKVQEKKVKKVCDMNVDPENAAGNGPILGSSLPTSSNSKPYTANGGSFDRPFGSPSNDFSFSPGGVAKLHLPVLTSHETSVVARCRRIYAHAHDYHINSISNNSDGETFISADDLRINLWNLEISNQSFNIVDVKPANMEDLTEVITSAEFHPTHCNMLAYSSSKGAIRLIDMRQSALCDTHSKLFEEQEVPGSRSFFTEIIASISDIKFAKDGRHILSRDYMNLKLWDINMDSGPVASFQVHEYLRPKLCDLYENDSIFDKFECCLSGDGLRAATGSYSNLYRVFGCSKGSVEATTLEATKNPMRRQVQTPSRSSRALGTLSRGFRRDNNGVDTNGNAFDFTTKLLHLAWHPTENSLACAASNSLYMYRA, via the exons ATGAACGATGCCGGCAGTGCGGAGGCTGCTGCGGTAGCTTCGGTTGGGGCACCGCAGCCGTTGGAGTGGAAATTTGCTCAGGTGTTTGGGGAACGTGCGGCCGGTGAAGAAGTCCAGGAAG ttgatatcatatctgctATTGAATTTGATAGAACTGGCAATCACCTTGCTACTGGAGATCGTGGTGGTCGGGTGGTTTTATTTGAAAGAACTGACACAAGAGTTGTATGCCAA AATGATGGTAATCGGAGAGATCTAGAGAGGATGGATTTTTCAATCAATGGGCATCCTGAGTTCCGGTACAAAACAGAGTTTCAGAGTCATGAACCTGAG TTTGATTATCTAAGGAGCTTGGAAATTGAGGAGAAAATCAACAAGATTAGATGGTGCCAGTCAGCTAATGGTGCCTTGTTTCTTCTGTCGACTAATGACAAAACCATCAAGTTTTGGAAG GTCCAAGAGAAGAAGGTCAAGAAAGTATGTGACATGAACGTTGACCCTGAAAATGCTGCAGGAAATGGTCCTATTCTAGGTTCTAGCTTGCCAACAAGCTCCAACTCCAAACCATATACTGCAAATGGAGGATCTTTCGATAGACCCTTTGGTTCTCCAAGCAATGACTTTTCCTTCTCGCCTGGGGGTGTCGCAAAACTACATTTGCCTGTG TTGACCAGCCATGAAACGAGCGTTGTGGCTAGGTGCCGAAGAATATATGCTCATGCTCATGACTATCATATTAATTCCATTTCTAACAACAG TGATGGTGAAACTTTTATATCGGCTGACGATCTACGAATAAATCTTTGGAATTTGGAAATTTCCAATCAAAGTTTCAATATTGTTGATGTGAAGCCAGCAAACATGGAAGATCTGACTG AGGTGATAACATCAGCAGAATTTCACCCTACTCATTGTAATATGTTGGCATATAGTAGTTCAAAGGGCGCAATCCGATTGATTGATATGCGGCAGTCTGCTTTATGTGATACTCATAGCAAACT GTTTGAGGAACAGGAAGTACCTGGTTCAAGGTCCTTTTTTACAGAAATAATTGCCTCGATCTCAGATATTAAGTTTGCTAAGGATGGAAGGCATATACTTAGTCGTGATTACATGAATCTCAAG TTGTGGGACATAAATATGGATTCTGGGCCAGTTGCTTCTTTCCAGGTTCATGAATATCTAAGGCCTAAG CTTTGTGATTTATATGAAAATGATTCCATTTTTGACAAATTTGAGTGTTGTCTGAGTGGAGATGGACTTCGAGCGGCGACTGGTTCTTACAG CAATCTTTATCGTGTTTTTGGCTGCTCCAAGGGGAGCGTGGAGGCAACAACATTGGAAGCCACCAAAAACCCAATGAG GAGACAAGTTCAAACCCCATCAAGGTCTTCTAGAGCTCTGGGCACTCTTTCTCGTGGCTTTAGACGAG ACAACAATGGAGTTGATACGAATGGGAACGCTTTTGATTTCACAACAAAGTTGTTACATTTAGCATGGCATCCAACTGAAAACTCACTCGCCTGTGCTGCTTCAAACAGCCTGTACATGTATCGTGCATAA